The following coding sequences are from one uncultured Devosia sp. window:
- a CDS encoding L,D-transpeptidase has translation MVAMKSAGAGLLGLLMALAGMMPAMAQGLQPGWRFAPPPGVTIVTHKPQNGLQLQGNPYVDPIYLRQVVIYPTSERSGTIVVDTRSHFLYFVLGDGRALRYGIGVAKSGFEWKGTHQVSRKAEWPSWTPPAEMLQRRPELPRFMEGGENNPLGARALYLGSTLYRIHGTNEPWSIGQNVSSGCIRMTNADVIDLYERVKLHSKVVVLS, from the coding sequence ATGAAGTCGGCCGGTGCGGGATTACTGGGTCTGTTGATGGCGCTGGCAGGCATGATGCCGGCCATGGCGCAGGGGCTGCAGCCGGGCTGGCGTTTTGCGCCCCCGCCGGGGGTGACCATTGTCACGCACAAGCCGCAGAACGGGTTGCAATTGCAGGGCAATCCCTACGTCGATCCGATCTATCTGCGGCAGGTGGTGATCTATCCGACCAGCGAGCGCAGCGGCACTATCGTGGTCGATACGCGGAGCCACTTTCTCTATTTCGTGCTCGGGGATGGGCGGGCGCTGCGCTACGGCATCGGCGTCGCCAAATCGGGCTTTGAATGGAAGGGCACCCATCAGGTGTCGCGCAAGGCAGAATGGCCCAGTTGGACGCCGCCGGCAGAGATGCTGCAGCGCCGGCCGGAGCTGCCGCGTTTCATGGAAGGCGGCGAGAACAATCCGCTGGGCGCGCGGGCGCTTTACCTCGGTTCGACGCTCTATCGCATTCACGGAACCAACGAGCCGTGGAGTATCGGGCAGAATGTGTCCTCGGGCTGTATCCGCATGACTAACGCGGATGTGATCGATCTTTACGAACGCGTAAAACTACACAGCAAGGTGGTTGTTCTTTCATAA
- a CDS encoding pilus assembly protein TadG-related protein yields MISSISSLFRRFGRDEGGAFALVFGLMAIVLIALGGATVDYIALEQVRNRSQIALDAAALALQPDSQLPGANLETIKAEAQALVDDRVGAKNVVVLNTPTINTTDGSLYLSAKMTTPTIFVALVGVNTMSASIQSEATRKKLALEIAFVLDNSGSMQYTGAGSSGTRQRMQFLKDAATCATNILFYKDVTTPFLTPDTCVAAAGAKKLDNVKIGVVPFTMFVNVGAGNLSAAWIDKGNSVTANDNFDDGRTPPGNINRATLFSAVGESWKGCVEARPHIKTGTRAEEYLDSDDTTPMSGNTLFVPMLAPDVEDTTIDNANKRDTNNYLDDSPAVCDRPATLPIPTTCTITDRRTGCNSAMSNSSCSTTVNYLTAMTGPTNFTSSALYPNAYYGAHSPSCSCRNPTIGLWLQTGGSNNNRTFERVSTCLLGYTPTGLTVRQEQERVCKYYSPIQVSSATRGPNADCGAASITPLTATPKTVTDAITAMVALGGTNIHEGAAWGFRVLSPGAPFTEGGAYNQATSKVMIVMTDGENTTYNLSNPNYCNSTQMRAYNGSCYNSAYGYPYNSKNTDSSSSSSGNIERLGNLGTSNANLVTEMNTRTVQTCANAKAAGITVYTIGLATSEANQSTQAVVEDMLTQCASAPENAFFPQEPSELKDVFQRIANELTALRLSQ; encoded by the coding sequence TTGATCTCGAGCATTTCTTCCCTCTTCCGTCGTTTTGGCCGCGATGAAGGCGGCGCCTTTGCGCTGGTCTTCGGGCTGATGGCAATCGTGCTGATCGCCCTGGGCGGAGCAACGGTGGATTATATTGCGCTGGAGCAGGTGCGAAACCGCTCGCAGATCGCGCTGGATGCCGCGGCACTGGCGCTGCAGCCCGACAGCCAGTTGCCGGGTGCCAATCTTGAAACCATCAAGGCCGAGGCGCAGGCGCTGGTGGACGACAGGGTTGGCGCCAAGAATGTCGTCGTTCTCAATACGCCAACAATCAACACGACAGACGGGTCTCTGTATCTGTCTGCAAAAATGACAACCCCAACGATCTTCGTGGCCCTAGTTGGCGTCAACACGATGAGCGCGAGCATTCAATCCGAAGCGACGCGCAAGAAGCTGGCGCTGGAGATCGCCTTCGTGCTCGATAACTCGGGGTCGATGCAATATACGGGCGCAGGCAGCAGCGGCACTCGTCAGCGCATGCAGTTCCTCAAGGATGCAGCCACGTGTGCAACGAATATCCTGTTCTACAAGGACGTGACGACGCCGTTCCTGACTCCCGATACCTGCGTAGCGGCGGCCGGGGCAAAAAAGCTGGACAATGTGAAGATCGGCGTCGTGCCCTTCACCATGTTCGTCAATGTGGGCGCAGGCAATCTCAGCGCGGCCTGGATCGACAAGGGCAATTCGGTTACGGCCAACGATAATTTCGACGACGGCCGGACACCGCCGGGTAACATCAACCGCGCGACACTGTTTTCTGCCGTCGGTGAGAGCTGGAAGGGCTGCGTCGAAGCAAGGCCTCATATCAAGACCGGCACCCGTGCAGAGGAATATCTGGATTCGGACGATACGACGCCGATGTCGGGTAATACGCTGTTTGTGCCGATGCTGGCGCCCGACGTCGAAGACACGACAATCGACAATGCCAACAAGCGTGACACCAACAACTATCTCGATGATTCGCCGGCAGTGTGCGATCGCCCGGCAACCTTGCCCATTCCGACGACGTGCACGATTACAGATCGCCGCACCGGTTGCAACTCGGCCATGAGCAATAGCAGTTGCTCGACTACAGTGAATTACCTCACCGCCATGACTGGTCCGACCAACTTTACCAGCTCGGCGCTCTATCCCAATGCCTATTACGGCGCGCACTCACCCTCTTGTTCTTGCCGCAACCCAACAATTGGCCTGTGGTTACAGACGGGTGGTTCGAACAACAACCGGACCTTCGAGCGCGTCTCAACGTGCTTGCTCGGCTACACGCCCACAGGCCTGACCGTGCGGCAGGAGCAGGAGCGAGTCTGCAAGTATTACAGCCCGATCCAGGTCAGCAGCGCAACGCGCGGTCCCAATGCGGATTGTGGTGCGGCCTCGATCACGCCGCTCACAGCCACGCCCAAGACGGTGACGGACGCCATTACAGCCATGGTTGCGCTGGGCGGCACCAATATTCACGAGGGTGCGGCCTGGGGCTTCCGCGTGCTGTCGCCCGGGGCGCCTTTCACCGAGGGCGGCGCCTATAATCAGGCTACGTCGAAGGTCATGATCGTGATGACCGACGGCGAGAATACTACCTATAACCTGAGCAATCCGAATTATTGCAACTCCACCCAAATGCGAGCCTATAACGGCAGTTGCTACAACTCGGCTTACGGTTATCCCTATAACTCGAAAAACACCGACAGCTCGTCTTCGAGCAGTGGCAATATCGAACGTCTGGGCAACCTGGGCACCAGCAATGCCAATCTGGTGACCGAAATGAATACGCGCACGGTGCAGACCTGCGCCAATGCCAAGGCAGCCGGGATCACCGTTTACACGATTGGCCTTGCAACTTCGGAGGCCAACCAAAGCACGCAGGCTGTTGTGGAAGACATGCTGACACAATGTGCCAGTGCACCCGAGAATGCGTTCTTCCCGCAGGAACCCAGCGAACTCAAGGATGTGTTCCAGCGGATCGCCAACGAACTCACGGCGCTGCGACTGTCGCAATAA